The following are from one region of the Ischnura elegans chromosome X, ioIscEleg1.1, whole genome shotgun sequence genome:
- the LOC124171238 gene encoding uncharacterized protein LOC124171238, which yields MGSPLSPVMANLFMEDFEAKAIETYQKKPKLWLRYVDDTFVVWPHGAEELDKSLCHLNQQHPRIQFTTEKEEDGKLAFLDVLVKRKGDGRLGHAVYRKPTHTDRYLMATSHHHPAQKASVVSSLFHRAFTIADAESLNAEKKQLASVLQKNGFNMRMVLKRADKVTRAHSRPSEQRQEEELTKFNARLTIPYTAGVSESRILRKHDVVTRYNCVTKIHNLIPGPKDNIPQDLCEGVYKVPCSCGKAYIGETCRGMATRIKEHARATKQKQLHLSAIAEHAWSGAGHSIDFEGTKMVAKDNRYYPRLIREALEIHKNNKDRRMSLKTLFSNSFEITLSFNWPLRQ from the coding sequence ATGGGATCGCCCCTGTCCCCTGTGATGGCCAATCTCTTCATGGAGGACTTTGAGGCGAAAGCTATCGAGACATATCAGAAGAAACCCAAGTTGTGGCTGCGGTATGTAGATGATACCTTCGTCGTATGGCCACATGGCGCGGAAGAACTTGACAAATCCCTTTGTCATCTCAATCAGCAACACCCAAGAATCCAGTTTACCACGGAGAAGGAAGAAGATGGCAAGCTGGCCTTCCTGGATGTTTTGGTCAAGAGGAAAGGCGATGGCAGGCTTGGGCACGCAGTGTACAGGAAACCTACGCACACTGACAGATACCTCATGGCGACATCACACCACCATCCGGCGCAAAAAGCCTCCGTGGTTTCTTCTCTAttccaccgagccttcaccatCGCGGACGCTGAATCATTAAATGCAGAGAAGAAACAACTGGCCTCTGTTCTACAAAAGAATGGCTTCAACATGAGAATGGTCCTTAAAAGGGCCGATAAGGTGACAAGGGCGCACTCACGACCATCCGAGCAACGCcaggaggaggaattgaccaagTTCAACGCACGACTGACTATCCCTTACACTGCGGGAGTATCGGAATCAAGGATCCTGAGAAAACACGACGTGGTCACAAGGtacaattgcgtgaccaagatccACAACCTAATACCTGGACCGAAAGATAACATTCCACAAGACTTATGTGAAGGCGTCTACAAAGTGCCGTGTTCGTGCGGGAAAGCTTACATAGGAGAGACATGCAGAGGAATGGCGACCAGGATAAAAGAACATGCAAGAGCCACAAAACAGAAGCAGCTCCACCTGTCGGCCATTGCAGAACACGCGTGGAGTGGGGCAGGTCACAGTATAGACTTCGAAGGAACAAAGATGGTGGCCAAGGACAATCGCTACTATCCAAGGCTGATCAGGGAAGCcttggaaatacacaaaaacaataaGGACAGACGGATGagcttaaaaactttattttctaatTCCTTCGAAATAACTCTCTCTTTCAATTGGCCCCTCAGGCAATGA
- the LOC124171239 gene encoding piggyBac transposable element-derived protein 4-like — translation MNMSLNEKPTIDHYFNQEGLYKQDFFTAMFTRRRFYQIYRSFHLAPPLPPRDRSLKTRGHKVQNIVDHVARKFREMFSPKEDISIDESTIGFKGRIIFKMYNPQKPTKWGIRVYTVADSATGYIVGFVPYFGKPTTDSLVRPELPFTSRIILHLMQKLQSDCGAKGRHVFTDRFYTSPNLASELLLISTHTTGTVMANRQNLPPEVSLLLQIIVNFYWTYIMKRILFYQVKGKQTKKLKKGEILAFKKKNTIVIAWKDKRVVLLLSTYHGAATAQSMRYKADGTTEEVTKPVAVLNYTAKMGGVDRADHYCASYNFSRKSKKWWHKVFFWILEVSILNAYLLFNLVQEKKMATPISHLKFREQLMKQLIGDWRTPVTKKRPRSSEGDINRMDGLFHKLGKGKRAVCSDRNKPGGRKQSGIFCATCTSNPALCPGDFP, via the exons ATGAACATGTCCCTAAACGAAAAACCTACCATCGATCACTACTTCAACCAGGAGGGTCTGTACAAACAGGACTTTTTCACGGCCATGTTTACCCGACGCAGGTTTTATCAGATTTATCGCTCTTTTCACTTGGCACCACCCCTTCCTCCCCGTGACCGTTCTTTGAAAACGAGAGGACATAAGGTCCAGAATATAGTGGATCATGTTGCCCGGAAATTTCGGGAAATGTTCTCACCCAAAGAGGACATTTCCATAGACGAATCTACTATCGGCTTCAAGGGAAGGATTATATTCAAGATGTATAACCCTCAGAAGCCAACAAAGTGGGGGATCCGCGTCTATACTGTCGCAGATTCTGCAACGGGATACATCGTGGGGTTCGTGCCGTACTTTGGCAAACCGACAACTGATAGCCTGGTTCGACCAGAATTGCCTTTCACCTCCCGGATTATTCTACATTTGATGCAAAAACTTCAGTCTGATTGCGGGGCGAAGGGGCGCCACGTCTTCACTGATCGCTTTTACACAAGTCCGAACCTCGCTAGCGAATTGCTGCTAATATCAACGCACACTACGGGAACTGTGATGGCTAACCGACAGAATCTTCCTCCTGAGGTAAGCTTACTTTTGCAaattattgtcaatttttattgGACATATATAATGAAAAGAATCCTATTCTATCAGGTGAAAGGAAAGCAAACCAAGAAACTCAAGAAGGGTGAAATCCTGgctttcaagaaaaaaaacaccattgTCATTGCCTGGAAAGACAAACGGGTGGTTCTACTTCTCAGCACGTATCACGGCGCCGCTACAGCGCAATCGATGCGCTATAAAGCAGATGGCACGACCGAAGAAGTCACTAAGCCGGTTGCTGTGCTAAACTACACGGCAAAAATGGGGGGAGTCGATCGCGCTGATCATTACTGCGCTTCGTATAATTTTTCGCGCAAGTCAAAGAAATGGTGGCATAAGGTATTCTTCTGGATCCTGGAAGTCAGTATTTTAAATGCATACCTACTCTTCAATCTCGtccaggagaaaaaaatggcgACCCcg ATATCGCACCTCAAATTTCGAGAACAGCTGATGAAGCAGCTGATCGGTGATTGGCGGACTCCGGTCACTAAGAAACGCCCCAGGTCCTCAGAAGGGGACATTAACAGAATGGATGGGCTTTTCCATAAGCTAGGAAAAGGAAAACGCGCTGTTTGCAGCGATAGAAATAAGCCAGGAGGCAGGAAGCAGTCGGGCATCTTCTGCGCGACGTGCACGTCAAATCCAGCGCTCTGTCCTGGAGATT TCCCTTAG
- the LOC124171240 gene encoding mucin-2-like yields the protein MESMAAQPSTETTAGDDPAALLRAITDLIARLPPDALEVLAGTLNVTVTTAKLNPVATTNPVPAAPPPPTTLTPPANPASQRQKSQTPPCKSLDNKSQNPTSRSRGKNVIVTPIFSQQSKYALLAPDNDNNAKNKGAISKASQKKSKVNENPLNTPEPKPQRLTNPSKAPPQGNLAPALKRTNSEIITEMKSPLTHNNENLTPAVLSQAETEVALKKAKISQSQKPVPKALVTSDNPTPASLGQPHPPIALTSTIPIPHSSNITETHAIIAQADLLSTSPSLTITNNNAEAS from the coding sequence atggagtccatggcggcccAACCGAGCACCGAGACAACGGCCGGTGATGACCCCGCGGCACTGCTGCGGGCGATCACTGACCTGATTGCCAGGCTACCACCGGACGCCCTCGAGGTCCTTGCAGGGACCTTAAATGTCACCGTGACAACAGCAAAGCTGAATCCCGTCGCAACAACCAACCCCGTTCCAGCTGCTCCACCACCGCCAACCACCTTAACTCCTCCTGCCAACCCTGCCAGCCAGAGGCAAAAGTCGCAAACCCCCCCATGTAAAAGTCTGGACAACAAATCCCAAAACCCCACCTCGCGTAGCAGAGGAAAAAATGTCATAGTCAccccaattttttctcaacaaagtAAATACGCCCTTCTAGCTCCTGACAACGACAATAACGCCAAAAACAAAGGTGCCATCAGTAAGGCATCTCAGAAAAAGTCTAAGGTTAATGAAAATCCATTAAACACCCCTGAACCCAAACCTCAAAGATTAACAAACCCCTCCAAGGCGCCTCCTCAAGGCAACCTAGCCCCGGCCCTTAAGAGGACCAATTCTGAGATTATTACAGAAATGAAATCTCCACTCACCCACAATAACGAAAACCTGACTCCCGCTGTCCTAAGTCAAGCGGAAACCGAAGTGGCCCTTAAGAAGGCCAAAATCTCGCAATCTCAAAAACCCGTTCCCAAAGCACTGGTAACTTCTGACAACCCTACTCCCGCCTCCCTAGGCCAACCTCATCCCCCTATAGCCCTAACAAGTACCATTCCCATCCCTCATAGCAGCAATATCACTGAAACGCACGCAATTATCGCACAAGCCGATCTCCTCTCAACCAGCCCTTCACTAACCATTACTAATAACAATGCTGAAGCTAGCTAG